From one Oceanibaculum indicum P24 genomic stretch:
- a CDS encoding polysaccharide biosynthesis protein has translation MTNRQVQRIIVTYLHDIVMAAVSFLLSLYLRFGDAVLTLDRRTVLLAFGVFMATAIAVLATVRLDRSIWRYASVGDAVQILRAVLLTNLIFLAALFLITRLEDIPRSLVIINLFVMTALLSGPRLLYRVLKDHALLGLLESDSQRRVPVLLVGAGDEADLFIREMSRLRPAPYRVVGAIDHKAGRVGRKIREIAVMGTFEDLPRIVEELDRRGQRPERMIITPKRVEGTDVRELLAIGDKLGIKLSRLPRLTNLEGRFDTEIEIKPIDVEDLLGRPQTVLNRDAVSALIAGRRVLVTGAGGTIGGELVRQISDLGPARLTLMDNSEFQLYEIDLEVSERHPDLSRVAILGDVRDRTRVSDVFARERPDVVFHAAALKHVPMVESNPNEGVLTNVIGTRNIADACVESGVPTMVLISTDKAINPASMMGATKRLAEAYCQSLDILERRRAGGPRTRFTTVRFGNVLGSTGSVVPLFQRQLARGGPLTVTDPEMKRYFLTVREAVELVLQACTLTDPHVEEGGAIVVLDMGEPIRILDLAQQMIRLAGLTPGVDIDIVYTGPRPGEKLHEELFHGQEALLPTSLNGLQIATPRTADHALLNRALDELNEAARTRRTDQTLALVRRLVPEYQGEQLALRKVEPGE, from the coding sequence GTGACGAACCGCCAAGTACAGCGGATTATTGTCACCTACCTGCACGACATCGTCATGGCGGCGGTGTCCTTTCTGCTGTCGCTGTATCTGCGGTTCGGCGATGCGGTTCTGACGTTGGACCGCCGGACCGTCCTGCTAGCCTTCGGCGTCTTCATGGCGACCGCGATTGCCGTGCTGGCGACGGTGCGGCTGGACCGCAGCATCTGGCGCTATGCCTCGGTCGGCGACGCCGTGCAGATTCTGCGCGCGGTGTTGCTGACCAATCTGATCTTCCTGGCCGCCCTGTTCCTGATCACCCGCCTGGAGGATATTCCCCGGTCGCTGGTCATCATCAACCTGTTCGTGATGACCGCCCTGCTGTCGGGGCCGCGCCTGCTGTACCGGGTGCTGAAGGACCATGCCCTGCTGGGCCTTCTGGAAAGTGACAGCCAGCGCCGCGTTCCGGTCCTGCTGGTCGGTGCTGGCGACGAGGCGGACCTGTTCATCCGCGAGATGAGCCGCCTGCGCCCTGCCCCTTACCGGGTGGTCGGCGCCATCGACCACAAGGCGGGCCGGGTCGGCCGCAAAATCCGCGAGATCGCGGTGATGGGCACCTTCGAGGACCTGCCCCGCATCGTCGAGGAGCTGGACCGGCGCGGCCAGCGTCCAGAACGCATGATCATCACGCCCAAGCGCGTCGAGGGCACCGATGTCCGCGAGCTGCTGGCGATTGGCGACAAGCTGGGCATCAAGCTGTCGCGCCTGCCACGGCTGACCAATCTGGAAGGCCGTTTCGATACCGAAATCGAAATCAAGCCGATTGATGTCGAGGATCTGCTCGGCCGGCCGCAGACTGTGCTGAACCGCGATGCGGTGAGCGCGCTGATCGCCGGCCGGCGGGTGCTGGTGACCGGTGCTGGCGGCACCATCGGCGGCGAGCTGGTGCGTCAGATCAGCGATCTGGGGCCGGCGCGCCTCACCCTGATGGATAATTCGGAGTTCCAGCTCTACGAGATCGATCTCGAAGTTTCGGAGCGCCATCCCGACCTGTCCCGCGTGGCGATTCTGGGCGATGTGCGCGACCGCACCCGGGTCTCGGACGTCTTTGCCCGCGAGCGGCCGGATGTGGTGTTTCATGCTGCCGCGCTGAAGCATGTGCCGATGGTCGAATCGAACCCGAACGAGGGCGTGCTGACCAACGTCATCGGCACCCGCAACATCGCCGATGCCTGCGTCGAATCCGGCGTGCCGACCATGGTGCTGATCTCCACCGACAAGGCAATCAACCCGGCCAGCATGATGGGCGCCACCAAGCGGCTGGCCGAAGCCTATTGCCAGTCGCTGGACATTCTGGAGCGCCGCCGTGCCGGCGGACCGCGTACCCGCTTCACCACCGTGCGGTTCGGCAATGTGCTGGGCTCCACCGGCTCGGTCGTGCCGCTGTTCCAGCGCCAGCTGGCACGCGGCGGGCCACTGACCGTGACCGACCCGGAGATGAAGCGCTACTTCCTCACCGTGCGCGAGGCGGTGGAGCTGGTGCTGCAGGCCTGCACCCTGACCGATCCGCATGTCGAGGAGGGCGGCGCCATTGTCGTGCTCGACATGGGCGAGCCGATCCGCATCCTCGACCTGGCGCAGCAGATGATCCGGCTGGCCGGCCTGACGCCGGGTGTCGATATCGACATCGTCTATACCGGTCCGCGCCCCGGCGAGAAGCTGCACGAGGAACTGTTCCACGGCCAGGAAGCACTGCTGCCGACCAGCCTGAACGGCCTGCAGATCGCCACGCCACGCACCGCCGACCATGCGCTGCTCAATCGCGCTCTGGACGAACTCAATGAGGCGGCGCGCACCCGCCGCACCGATCAGACCCTGGCCCTGGTGCGCCGGCTGGTGCCGGAATATCAGGGCGAACAGCTTGCCCTGCGCAAGGTCGAACCCGGAGAATAA